Proteins co-encoded in one Saprospira grandis genomic window:
- a CDS encoding leucine-rich repeat domain-containing protein, producing the protein MPKTTLFLALYLLLFAQLKAQSYNSLSEAFAHKEEAKILDLSKQNLDNLDPRFSELHQLTHLNLSENNLQGFPLGSFIETKQLEWVDASHTQFEIADITRFLYSPKIRYLDLSYNPIKNLKRFYLTEELPIDRTKPVPTPKILASPSLEKLIIKHTELSMLYEEFAVFPNLKYLDLSHNKIVAAGDALFNLKELDSLILSHNDFIFLPSRDSIRAHKLSYIDVSHNPRLVDIDQLFNQFPNLRHINASYLGDGSHYNMRFGLVSSKKFYKNSPVKTLLLTHSHLKSVPKAMGYMENLEYLDLSHNELQSLPKSFKRLKKLKKLDLRGNPFLEKEKENCRKYLPDCEILF; encoded by the coding sequence TATCCGAGGCCTTTGCACATAAAGAAGAGGCCAAAATTCTAGATTTATCTAAGCAGAATTTAGATAATCTAGACCCCCGTTTTTCAGAGCTCCATCAATTAACCCATCTAAATTTAAGCGAAAACAACTTGCAGGGATTTCCCTTAGGCTCTTTTATAGAGACGAAACAGCTAGAATGGGTTGATGCTTCTCATACTCAATTTGAAATAGCTGATATTACGCGATTCCTTTATTCTCCTAAGATTCGCTATTTGGACCTAAGCTACAACCCCATAAAAAACTTAAAAAGATTTTATCTAACAGAAGAGCTTCCTATCGATAGAACAAAGCCGGTTCCAACACCCAAAATATTAGCCAGCCCTAGTCTAGAAAAGCTCATCATTAAGCATACAGAGCTAAGCATGCTCTATGAAGAATTTGCTGTTTTCCCAAATCTAAAATATCTCGACCTCAGTCATAACAAGATTGTTGCTGCAGGTGATGCGCTTTTTAACTTAAAGGAACTAGACAGCTTAATTCTTTCTCATAATGACTTTATTTTCTTGCCTAGTCGAGACAGCATAAGGGCCCATAAGCTAAGCTATATAGATGTTAGTCATAACCCTAGGTTAGTAGATATTGACCAACTATTCAATCAGTTCCCCAACTTAAGGCATATCAATGCAAGTTATTTGGGGGATGGCAGTCACTACAATATGCGCTTTGGCTTAGTTTCGTCTAAAAAATTCTATAAAAACAGTCCTGTAAAAACGCTTTTATTGACCCATTCTCACTTAAAGTCGGTCCCAAAAGCTATGGGATATATGGAAAACCTAGAATATCTTGACCTTAGCCATAATGAGCTACAATCCCTGCCCAAATCCTTTAAGCGCTTAAAAAAGCTTAAGAAATTGGACCTCAGAGGCAACCCTTTTCTAGAAAAGGAGAAAGAAAACTGCCGAAAATATCTGCCAGATTGTGAAATACTCTTTTAA
- the mraY gene encoding phospho-N-acetylmuramoyl-pentapeptide-transferase — protein sequence MLFHLFDYLEQQYDFPGASLFQFISFRAALAIIISLIISLLMGGRIIGWIKRRQMLEKQRALGLPGEELKAKTPTMGGILIHMAIILPCLLLADLSNVYIQLMLLSTVWMGTIGFIDDYFKLTRSKAGLSGKYKILGQVVLGGIVGATMLFHSDVVVRVNAEQLAQGNYEVIDTVQVQLERLGDKEELYYVKSTMTNVPFFKGNELDYTDFLWFLGDNAPQWVWLLFIPFVILIVTAVSNAANLTDGIDGLAAGTSAIIGATLGIFAYVSGNNILADYLGVLYLPYVGEMTIFIACFLGACIGFLWYNAYPAQVFMGDTGSLALGGIIAAIAIILRKELLIPLLCGIFLAENLSVIIQVSYFKYTKKKYGEGRRIFLMSPLHHHFQKQGMHESKIVSRFWIVGILLAVLTIITLKIR from the coding sequence ATGTTATTTCATTTATTTGACTACCTAGAACAACAGTACGATTTTCCTGGCGCCAGCCTTTTTCAGTTTATTAGCTTTCGGGCAGCGCTGGCCATTATTATTTCCCTGATTATTTCGCTTTTGATGGGGGGGCGCATTATTGGCTGGATCAAGCGGCGGCAGATGCTAGAAAAACAGCGGGCTTTGGGCCTTCCTGGAGAGGAACTCAAGGCCAAAACGCCAACCATGGGGGGAATTCTGATTCATATGGCCATTATTCTCCCTTGTCTATTATTGGCCGATCTGAGCAATGTCTACATTCAGTTGATGTTGCTTTCTACCGTTTGGATGGGGACCATTGGCTTTATTGATGATTACTTTAAGCTGACGCGATCTAAGGCGGGTTTGAGTGGAAAATACAAGATTTTAGGACAGGTCGTTTTGGGCGGCATTGTGGGCGCTACCATGCTTTTCCATTCTGATGTTGTGGTACGAGTAAATGCCGAGCAACTGGCCCAAGGCAACTATGAAGTAATTGATACGGTTCAGGTTCAACTGGAGCGTTTGGGCGATAAGGAAGAGCTTTATTATGTAAAATCGACCATGACCAATGTGCCTTTTTTCAAGGGCAATGAGCTAGATTATACCGATTTCCTTTGGTTTTTGGGCGATAATGCGCCTCAGTGGGTTTGGTTGCTCTTTATTCCCTTTGTCATTTTGATTGTTACGGCCGTATCGAATGCGGCCAACTTAACGGATGGAATAGATGGTTTGGCGGCGGGAACCTCCGCCATTATTGGGGCCACTTTGGGGATTTTTGCCTATGTATCGGGCAACAACATTTTGGCCGATTATCTGGGGGTCCTCTATTTGCCCTATGTGGGAGAAATGACCATTTTTATTGCCTGTTTTCTGGGGGCTTGCATTGGCTTTTTGTGGTACAATGCTTATCCTGCCCAAGTTTTTATGGGCGATACGGGCAGTTTGGCTTTGGGAGGTATTATTGCCGCCATTGCGATTATCTTGCGCAAAGAGCTCTTGATTCCCTTGCTTTGTGGAATCTTTTTGGCCGAAAACCTATCGGTCATTATTCAAGTGAGCTATTTTAAATATACCAAAAAGAAATATGGAGAAGGGCGCCGCATCTTCTTGATGTCGCCTTTGCACCACCACTTTCAGAAGCAGGGCATGCATGAATCGAAAATTGTTAGCCGCTTTTGGATTGTGGGTATTTTGTTGGCCGTTTTGACCATCATCACTTTGAAAATACGCTAA